The sequence AAATACTTACAGTGATGTACTATAGTTACCAGAGTCAAATGCAaatatttgttcatattagggTATTTTGTTTAGAATCTACTTAACGTAGGAGGATACAGTTTATTGACATTGAAAGGAAGATTATTTTATATGTATGGTTGAGAGATACAATTTATTGCAACGTTATATTTTTTTTGAACATGAAAAATGCATATGGAAAAAACTAATGTTTGTCGACTTACGACGCATGTGGACTCCACTTTTCACTTATAATGTTGAGAACGCACAAAGAAGGGGTCTAGGATTTTGACGGAGAAAATGAATCTCTCGAACCGTTCCTCCCTTAGAAAAGATTTTATGCACTTCAATTATGGGCATGCTTAGGGTTGAGGTGCACGCCAAAGGTGAAGATAAGAGAGCTActacaatatcaaatttaataTCTGCTATCCTTACCGTATATATCAAATAGAGACGTTTGACCCCTCGCAGGTGCAGCCTCACACACCTACTGTACAATAACCCGTACCGTATGTATCAAATAACGGAAATGATTTATGTACCAAGGATTTTCTCCCAAAAATTCTCCCGCAACACACACTGAGAAACTTCAGAAACTGATATTATTGCAAAGTTATTGTAAAAGTTATTACAGAGTGTATTTTATAATGTGCTATTTAAAGCTAATCATAAGCTGTAATAACAAACAATACATATGTGAATCACACAGACAGTTAAGTCAACTATTGACTGACAGAGACTCTGCACACAAGCAGTACACACATACAATGTCTAATATGTCTAATACACATCAAAAACCCACCCTATAACTCCTCGGTGTAGGCCCCATCAGCTGTGAGTATCGTTATATTCTCGGGAGAAAATCCTCGTTCAGTGTAGCACCTCCATCAAATAGAGACGTTTGGCCCCTCACAGGTGCAGCCTCACACACCTACTGTACAATAATTAacctgagaaaaatcttcataaaAAGTGGCGAACTCAATGCATTCCGTTTGATCTTTTGATCCCAAGGCATGTGCGGGTAATGTATTGTCAATTTGTCTCCTTATCTTGTTCGTACAATCAAAAAAGTTGTGAATGAAAAATTTGCAGGTAGCAGTTTAGAATTTGGACCCCAATCCATTTAAGTTTTGGTGTGTTCTAGAGTCAACTCTAGTCAAAGGATAATGATATTGACTAAACGACATAACATGGATAGGGTAAGGATGAATAGTCAGCAAAATGTGTGTAAAGTTTTTCTGTCTCTATCCCTCTTCCgtaaatttaccaaactcctccCAAGTATCTTGGTACTATCTCCTCTCTCTTTTGTGTCTAAGAATCTCCTTTGCACCTAAAATATAAACAGAGATTTCTGCTCCAGACTTCAAACATCTCAACTCTGCAGAGGTATGGATTTGTCTAATCTCTTAACTTAATTTGAAGTTTCATGATTTCTAACCTTACTGTTTTGTGTTCACTGTACAGTAGTTAATTTGCTAGTCCCTGTTTTGCCAAGATGTTGTAAATTATGTTGTAATTAACTGTTTGAATGGTTCTACTTCTAACACTGTATCGGCGATCTATATTCTGTCCTTTTTTTcccaaaagaagaaagaaaaaggattAGTTTCCAATTTTCCACTACTGTCAAAGTTTGTTAGAGCAAGTGAGCACTTATTTACTAATCTTTTTCTAGATAGTCATGTCACACATATTCAATagtctttgttttgttttataatttGGATGCTTTTATTGTGTAACTAAGATCGTCACTGGTTAGGTCATCCGATCAATTTGACagattcaatggcagcagcagcaaggttTCGAGCATTCGTCAATAGTCCCATGGGACCTAAAACAACTCACTTTTGGGGCCCTGTTTCAAACATCGGTTTGTTTGCTTCTGTATGTACATGAAAATATTCTATGCTTCGATTACTTAAAGGATTCATTCATATGTTTAATATTTCAACTACTTGGTATATACAGGCATTGACTGATACACAAAAACCCCCAGACATAATATCCGGGAACATGACCGGAGGTGAGATTCCGATTTTTGAAGATCAACATAAATAAAAACATCCTTACTGAATGCATTTTCTACTCAATGTGCAGTATTGTGTGTGTATTCGTCTTTGTTTATGAGATTTGCGTGGATGGTACAACCACGCAACTATATGCTCTTAGCATGTCATTCCTGTAATGTACCAATACAGCTATATCAGCTCTCTCGTTGGGCTACACATCACGGGTAAGTAATGCCACCTTTACCCCGAGCATTATAATCCTGCATGTTTCAAGGATTCATAATTGCATATGGAGCTGTAAGCCTTTAACTGATCTAAGGAATTAGTTTTTTTTCCATATGGCGTCCTAAAGTACTTATAAATTCAACATGGCAGGTACTTGGAGCAGAAAAAGGAACAGGAGGAAGAAGCTAAAGTGAAAACCTAAGAAGTTGTACAACAAATGATGAACTAGCTAGCTAGTATATTAACATGATATTAAACGTAATGTCCTGGAACCATGGATACTTAAGTATTTCCGTATCTTGTTTGTAAATGATTCATAATTTAATCTAATTAAATCATAATGTCGTTGTTAACGACTTAAGTAGTTAGTTTCTTCCCTAGATGAGACTAACTCAATCAAACCAAAAAAACTATATGTTTCTATGCGGTTGACATTTATAAGATGCCGTATGTCATTGCGAGTGCAAGGATGACTATATTTTCGAGGCATTTTCCAGGCAACTACTGAACTCCGAATTATTTTCTAACTTATGTACTGACTAACTCGACCAAATTTCATCTTCATGTATAACTCCCAGCACAGGAACAAATCCCACATTAAGGTTTCTATATATCCGGGTGAATCTTAACATCGGATTGATCTAGGATAGTTGCATCGTTTTAACACATATTTTCAAGATTCTGAATCATCGGTGTGGTTAAATTAGTCCTTTGAAAATGGCAAGTGCGGCTTTTCGAGCTTTCTGGAACAGTCCTGTTGGTCCAAAAACAACTCATTTTTGGGGTCCTGTTTCAAACTCGAGTTTGTTCATTTCTGTGCGTATCCTTCACTTAATCTAAAACAATACCAAGTTTATTCATTATTAATTAGTTAGTTCGTTTGTTGGATTGCTAATTGACGTTTCTTGTACTTTGATTTGCT comes from Papaver somniferum cultivar HN1 chromosome 7, ASM357369v1, whole genome shotgun sequence and encodes:
- the LOC113298137 gene encoding mitochondrial pyruvate carrier 1-like isoform X1 — encoded protein: MAAAARFRAFVNSPMGPKTTHFWGPVSNIGLFASALTDTQKPPDIISGNMTGVLCVYSSLFMRFAWMVQPRNYMLLACHSCNVPIQLYQLSRWATHHGYLEQKKEQEEEAKVKT
- the LOC113298137 gene encoding mitochondrial pyruvate carrier 1-like isoform X2 produces the protein MAAAARFRAFVNSPMGPKTTHFWGPVSNIGLFASALTDTQKPPDIISGNMTGVLCVYSSLFMRFAWMVQPRNYMLLACHSCNVPIQLYQLSRWATHHG